One window of the Lactococcus lactis genome contains the following:
- a CDS encoding DUF1125 domain-containing protein, with product MTVESLLKVIEEGMTVILKTEKNRIIVQFECGNDIEAFSCGFLYRKIKIIKIKNGSELIAILEDSK from the coding sequence ATGACAGTTGAAAGTTTACTAAAAGTGATTGAAGAAGGAATGACAGTTATTTTAAAAACTGAAAAAAATCGAATCATAGTCCAATTTGAATGTGGTAATGATATTGAAGCTTTCAGTTGCGGTTTCCTTTACAGAAAAATAAAAATTATCAAAATAAAAAACGGTAGCGAACTAATTGCTATCTTGGAGGATTCAAAATGA
- a CDS encoding YopX family protein, which yields MIPKLRAWDKQDERMSYGEVEYFDDSINYRFDHFCTGADEDVEFMQSTGIKDKNGVEIYEGDVINYRNSFRNPMTGSGSLSINRDFKIIFKDGEFKAKGFDIRLKNILSYSEVIGNIYENPELLEGDKK from the coding sequence ATGATACCAAAATTAAGAGCTTGGGATAAACAAGATGAGCGTATGAGTTATGGAGAGGTTGAATATTTCGACGATAGCATTAATTATCGTTTTGACCATTTCTGTACTGGCGCTGATGAAGACGTTGAATTTATGCAGTCAACAGGAATAAAAGATAAAAATGGCGTTGAAATTTATGAAGGTGATGTAATAAATTATAGGAATTCTTTTAGAAATCCAATGACTGGTTCTGGGTCACTTTCCATAAATAGAGACTTTAAAATAATTTTCAAAGATGGAGAATTTAAGGCAAAAGGATTTGATATACGATTAAAAAATATCCTAAGCTATAGCGAAGTCATCGGAAATATCTATGAGAACCCTGAATTATTGGAAGGAGATAAGAAATGA
- a CDS encoding sensor histidine kinase, giving the protein MKLKHIMLMTVLYIIATLSLVILSNQNILENDTNRVLKTIDKIQLFLEKHPDNPLPDNFEHLPKNTVNSDTKKIKKGATYARSLDSQEITVTSPIFSEGQINGYLKVTENRTSTFFTDFAIIIFAILFYLAVAIQVLRSAQRAYVFRENTVAKIKNIERSPLTQSYLMNENDDKITTELNKLGEKIQKQALSHTEKKENLYEFIEFFQFPIFIYNNKGKIRRTNASFKNEFSDTENLDIFSPYADFLNFLVDKILHPDIQEKLFYFEKLGAYYQVRITPLPDLDSRFMVTMMDVSSYRRTVDAHNAFIANVSHELKTPLTSIKGFAELLETDSISSSDTKNFASIINKESSRLMNLVQDTLLLTKQNHRIDKKKINLTALIQNILQSSGPQINEKSLHLESQIEEITFKTNEPMVHSIFENLIENAIKYTPANGQIFVSLHLEQNKVIFSVTDNGPGLSEIQKERIFDRFYRVDESRAEVSGTGLGLAIVEKNVQELHGTIDVVSILGKGTTFTVNL; this is encoded by the coding sequence ATGAAACTTAAACACATCATGCTTATGACGGTCCTATATATTATTGCGACCTTAAGTTTGGTGATTCTATCGAACCAAAATATCTTAGAAAATGATACAAATCGAGTATTAAAAACAATAGATAAAATACAACTCTTTTTAGAAAAACATCCTGATAATCCTCTGCCAGATAATTTTGAACATCTTCCAAAGAATACAGTAAATTCGGATACTAAAAAAATTAAAAAGGGTGCGACTTACGCACGTAGTTTAGATTCTCAAGAAATAACCGTGACTAGTCCCATATTTAGCGAGGGTCAAATTAACGGTTATCTAAAGGTTACAGAAAATCGTACCTCTACTTTCTTTACAGATTTTGCCATTATCATTTTTGCAATTTTATTTTACTTGGCTGTCGCCATCCAAGTTTTACGTTCTGCTCAGAGAGCTTATGTTTTTCGAGAAAATACCGTTGCTAAAATTAAAAATATCGAGCGCAGCCCATTGACTCAAAGCTATTTGATGAATGAGAACGACGATAAAATTACAACTGAGCTCAATAAATTGGGCGAAAAAATTCAGAAACAAGCGCTCTCTCATACTGAAAAGAAAGAAAATCTCTACGAATTTATTGAATTTTTCCAATTTCCGATTTTCATTTATAATAATAAAGGAAAAATTCGTCGGACCAATGCTTCTTTCAAAAATGAATTTTCAGATACTGAAAATCTAGATATTTTCAGCCCCTATGCTGATTTCTTAAATTTTCTTGTTGATAAAATTTTACATCCTGATATTCAAGAAAAACTTTTCTATTTTGAAAAACTTGGGGCTTATTATCAAGTCCGTATCACTCCTTTACCTGATTTGGATAGTCGATTTATGGTGACTATGATGGATGTTAGCTCTTATCGTCGAACAGTGGATGCCCACAATGCTTTTATTGCTAACGTTTCTCATGAATTAAAAACTCCCCTTACTTCTATCAAAGGCTTCGCTGAACTTCTGGAAACAGATTCAATTTCAAGTTCTGACACAAAAAATTTCGCATCTATTATCAATAAGGAAAGTTCACGCCTGATGAATTTAGTTCAGGATACACTGCTTTTGACCAAACAAAATCATCGAATTGATAAAAAGAAAATTAATCTTACAGCTTTGATACAAAATATTCTCCAAAGCTCAGGACCACAAATTAATGAAAAATCACTTCATTTAGAATCTCAAATTGAAGAAATCACTTTTAAAACCAACGAACCAATGGTTCACAGCATTTTTGAGAATTTGATTGAAAATGCAATTAAATACACTCCAGCAAATGGACAAATTTTTGTCAGCTTACATCTTGAACAAAATAAAGTTATCTTCAGTGTAACTGACAATGGTCCTGGTCTTAGTGAAATTCAAAAAGAGCGAATTTTCGACCGCTTCTACCGGGTTGATGAAAGTCGTGCAGAAGTTAGTGGAACAGGTTTAGGACTTGCTATCGTTGAGAAAAATGTTCAAGAGCTTCACGGAACAATTGACGTTGTATCCATTCTTGGAAAAGGAACAACTTTCACCGTCAATCTTTAA
- a CDS encoding putative transcriptional regulator produces MEQVVTHYRETIQQHSVEWYKKQLLKDFSVQFIKESLLPQLFKWSNAYKAAVELTKQKAPEGQKDS; encoded by the coding sequence ATGGAACAAGTAGTTACGCATTACAGAGAAACTATTCAGCAGCATAGTGTTGAGTGGTACAAAAAACAACTGTTAAAAGATTTTTCTGTTCAATTTATCAAAGAATCTTTATTACCTCAGTTATTTAAATGGTCAAACGCTTATAAAGCAGCAGTTGAACTGACAAAACAAAAAGCCCCAGAGGGGCAGAAAGATAGTTAA
- a CDS encoding phage antirepressor Ant — translation MNQLITITQNENNDQVVSGRELHEFLEVKTPYHIWFERMAEYGFTENVDFIGFEQKSSKLGGRPSVDHALKIDMAKEISMIQRNEKGKQARQYFIEVEKELKQQLLPQTPEQQIALLAQGNVNLNKKVEQIENSVLDLTDRFGLPSNKAKVLQKKVASKVYMFTGGKYSNAHKKLGAKVFREFYKDLNNRFDVVKYSDIPLSRYDEATEYLDMWQPSFNTTLEIRGLNSQTSFDFEA, via the coding sequence ATGAATCAATTAATTACAATCACACAAAACGAAAACAACGACCAAGTAGTAAGCGGTCGTGAACTGCATGAATTTTTAGAAGTAAAAACTCCTTATCATATTTGGTTTGAAAGAATGGCAGAATATGGATTTACTGAAAACGTTGATTTTATAGGTTTTGAACAAAAAAGTTCAAAACTAGGTGGTCGTCCAAGTGTTGATCATGCGTTAAAAATTGACATGGCCAAAGAAATTTCCATGATTCAGCGTAACGAAAAAGGGAAACAAGCCCGTCAATATTTCATTGAAGTTGAAAAAGAACTCAAACAACAGCTTTTACCGCAAACTCCTGAACAACAAATTGCATTACTTGCTCAAGGCAACGTGAACTTGAATAAAAAAGTTGAACAAATCGAAAATTCAGTTCTTGATTTGACTGACCGATTCGGACTTCCTTCAAATAAAGCTAAAGTTTTGCAAAAGAAAGTAGCAAGCAAAGTTTATATGTTTACTGGCGGTAAATATTCAAATGCTCATAAGAAATTAGGAGCTAAGGTATTCAGAGAGTTTTATAAAGATTTGAACAATCGCTTCGATGTTGTGAAATATAGCGATATTCCATTAAGTCGTTATGATGAAGCAACAGAATATCTTGACATGTGGCAACCATCATTCAATACAACGCTTGAAATTCGTGGATTGAACTCTCAAACCAGCTTTGACTTTGAAGCTTAG
- a CDS encoding helix-turn-helix domain-containing protein, translating into MFMEIEQINKYVGSKIKDYRKSFGLSQEELAKKIGVGKTTISNYEVGIRSPKKPQLIKLSEVFDVAIDDFFPQTDSTRINVSSTLSEINKISSQLEEPRQKVVLDTASSQLKEQEEQKSKIVSIKNEQEKFDLADLVDDSKVDWDKWVSFDGRPLTDEVKEAMKKALGKELEDK; encoded by the coding sequence GTGTTTATGGAAATTGAACAAATCAATAAATATGTAGGTTCTAAAATTAAAGACTACCGAAAATCTTTTGGCTTGAGTCAAGAAGAACTGGCAAAAAAAATAGGAGTCGGAAAAACTACTATATCTAATTATGAAGTAGGTATTCGTTCTCCTAAGAAACCTCAACTGATAAAACTTTCAGAAGTATTTGATGTTGCAATTGACGACTTCTTCCCTCAAACCGATTCAACAAGGATAAATGTTTCTTCTACTCTATCCGAAATAAATAAAATCAGTTCACAGCTTGAAGAGCCTCGTCAAAAAGTTGTCCTTGATACCGCTTCTTCTCAATTGAAAGAGCAAGAAGAACAGAAATCTAAAATTGTTTCTATTAAAAACGAACAAGAAAAATTTGACCTTGCCGATTTAGTAGATGATAGCAAAGTTGATTGGGATAAGTGGGTTTCATTTGACGGCAGACCATTAACTGATGAAGTAAAAGAAGCTATGAAAAAAGCTCTAGGAAAAGAGCTAGAAGACAAATAG
- a CDS encoding phage replisome organizer N-terminal domain-containing protein, producing MVEISWIKLSVNIFDDEKMKLIDEMPENDAIFRIWVYLLSLAGKTNDSGLVYLSNHIPYTDEMISALCNRPVSTVRLALKTFRDFGLIEIYDNNMIGISNWEKHQNIDGMEKIRKLNAERNKKYRERKKLLENSDVSVTSRDATEEDKNKSKNKKKNNNTMSDKSDDVIPYSEIISYLNEKTGRSFRTTEAHKRFIKARWNEDYKLDDFKKVVDNKVADWTGKTINGQPAEKYLQPSTLFGTKFDNYLNQTPMRQEQAQPYDDLGLPF from the coding sequence ATGGTTGAAATTAGTTGGATTAAATTGAGCGTTAATATTTTCGATGATGAAAAAATGAAGTTGATTGATGAGATGCCAGAAAATGATGCGATCTTTAGAATATGGGTTTACTTGCTTAGTTTGGCGGGAAAAACAAATGATTCTGGGCTTGTCTATTTAAGTAATCATATTCCATATACTGATGAAATGATTTCTGCTTTGTGTAATAGACCTGTTTCTACTGTAAGATTGGCTCTTAAAACATTCAGAGACTTTGGGTTGATTGAGATATATGATAACAACATGATTGGTATCAGTAATTGGGAAAAGCACCAAAACATTGATGGAATGGAGAAAATCAGAAAATTAAATGCTGAACGTAATAAGAAGTATCGAGAACGGAAGAAGCTTTTAGAGAATAGTGACGTTAGCGTGACGTCACGTGACGCAACAGAAGAAGATAAGAATAAGAGTAAGAATAAGAAAAAGAATAATAATACTATGTCAGATAAATCTGACGATGTTATTCCATATTCTGAAATTATTTCTTACTTGAATGAAAAAACAGGGCGAAGTTTTAGAACTACTGAAGCTCACAAACGTTTTATCAAAGCGAGGTGGAATGAGGATTATAAACTAGATGACTTTAAGAAGGTCGTTGATAATAAAGTTGCTGACTGGACAGGTAAAACAATAAACGGTCAACCAGCAGAAAAATATTTACAACCGTCAACTTTATTCGGAACGAAGTTTGATAATTACCTTAACCAGACACCAATGCGCCAAGAACAAGCACAGCCTTACGATGATCTTGGATTGCCATTTTAG
- a CDS encoding putative DNA-binding protein, giving the protein MEIEKTNRMNTLFEFYATLLTDKQMNYIELYYADDYSLAEIAEEFNISRQAVYDNIKRTEKVLESYEEKLHLFSNYVVRNQLLEELMKKHSTDQYLITKLQEIQQIDEEEF; this is encoded by the coding sequence ATGGAAATCGAAAAAACGAATCGAATGAATACTCTTTTTGAGTTTTATGCGACACTCTTGACTGATAAACAAATGAATTACATTGAACTTTATTATGCCGATGATTATAGTTTGGCAGAGATTGCTGAAGAATTTAATATCAGTCGTCAAGCTGTTTATGACAATATCAAGAGAACAGAAAAAGTACTTGAAAGCTACGAAGAAAAATTACATCTTTTTAGTAATTATGTGGTACGTAATCAATTATTAGAAGAGCTAATGAAAAAACATTCTACTGACCAATATTTAATCACTAAACTACAAGAAATTCAACAAATTGATGAAGAAGAGTTTTAA
- a CDS encoding DUF1408 domain-containing protein, with the protein MHTQIMNGREVLTVPTVIGYKHYDLEKREVVGEVIESTYRRKDGTMYIIRRSRTEREKAAMLNSCLSDWGY; encoded by the coding sequence ATGCATACACAAATTATGAATGGACGAGAAGTCCTAACAGTTCCAACAGTCATTGGATATAAACATTATGACTTAGAAAAAAGAGAAGTAGTTGGAGAAGTTATCGAATCTACTTATCGAAGAAAAGACGGAACAATGTACATTATCCGCAGATCACGAACAGAACGAGAAAAAGCTGCTATGCTCAATTCGTGCTTGTCTGACTGGGGATATTAG
- a CDS encoding AAA family ATPase translates to MQIKPGGARSPKLNRILISGGGGSGKTTLAAKFATSPDRALFISTDGNASRQGYRAIDFEFPNNAEQIISNFIQALNLAEQDSKNWDVLVIDLIEDFDERAQTLLRSDIGSRQAMRAWGKINALYKDMQSLMMSKFRDKTIVLLSRDIEEVDQKTGEITGYKPALRKALKNLVLKDQDVEIRSYFDKNNNRQFDISNLRYEEMKSSLQKIINKPLELPHDSEQEEKANKLKEQYDKAFAAAASHNASDKDIEYWKNMEPSEAIMSIADWIRIKESAQSVVDEEELIVDELFPVGQN, encoded by the coding sequence ATGCAAATTAAACCCGGTGGAGCAAGAAGCCCTAAGTTAAATAGAATTTTAATTTCGGGCGGCGGTGGTTCCGGTAAAACAACTTTGGCTGCTAAGTTTGCAACGAGTCCAGACCGTGCGTTATTCATAAGTACAGATGGAAATGCAAGTCGACAAGGATATCGTGCTATAGATTTTGAATTTCCTAATAATGCTGAACAAATTATTTCTAATTTCATTCAGGCACTAAACTTAGCCGAACAAGATAGTAAAAATTGGGATGTTTTAGTGATTGATTTGATTGAAGATTTTGACGAACGAGCACAAACATTACTCAGAAGTGATATTGGTTCTCGGCAAGCGATGCGTGCTTGGGGTAAAATAAACGCTTTGTACAAAGATATGCAAAGTTTAATGATGAGTAAATTCAGAGATAAAACAATTGTTTTACTTAGCAGGGATATTGAAGAAGTTGACCAAAAAACGGGGGAAATAACAGGATATAAACCTGCATTACGCAAAGCATTGAAAAACCTTGTTTTAAAAGACCAAGATGTTGAAATTAGATCTTACTTTGATAAGAACAACAATCGCCAATTTGACATTTCTAATCTTCGTTATGAAGAGATGAAGAGTTCGCTGCAAAAGATAATTAATAAACCTTTAGAGCTCCCTCATGATTCAGAGCAAGAAGAAAAAGCTAACAAGTTAAAAGAGCAATATGATAAAGCTTTTGCGGCTGCAGCATCTCATAATGCAAGTGATAAAGATATTGAGTATTGGAAAAATATGGAACCGTCAGAAGCGATTATGTCTATTGCCGATTGGATTCGAATTAAAGAATCCGCTCAGTCAGTCGTTGATGAAGAAGAACTAATTGTGGATGAATTATTTCCAGTAGGTCAAAACTAA
- a CDS encoding helix-turn-helix transcriptional regulator: protein MSREDWRTGSIPELPLLRMQKFKAKKGASMAVEKELIALRADKKISRKEMAELIGTTPETYRKKELGESDWWGAEMFLIASKFNKRIDDIFLDKKSTKSGFEKAS, encoded by the coding sequence ATGAGCAGGGAAGACTGGCGAACAGGTTCGATTCCTGAACTTCCCTTACTGCGTATGCAGAAATTTAAAGCAAAGAAAGGAGCCAGTATGGCAGTAGAAAAAGAATTAATTGCTCTGCGAGCAGACAAAAAAATATCTCGAAAAGAAATGGCAGAACTTATTGGGACAACACCAGAAACTTATCGAAAAAAAGAACTCGGAGAAAGTGATTGGTGGGGGGCAGAAATGTTCTTGATTGCTTCCAAGTTCAATAAACGAATTGATGATATTTTTTTAGACAAAAAGTCCACGAAAAGTGGCTTTGAAAAAGCTAGTTAG
- a CDS encoding response regulator transcription factor, whose product MKKILIADDDRAILTLLSYNFRQNDYEVTIVSDGKKAYDKARKNPFDLLLLDLMMPEYSGIEVTQKLRKEGNFTPILILTARDDDEMKLTGLSAGSDEYLDKTTPMKEIIVRADALIRRNQMYNQAPSETVSESLDESPSSLVTDRLVIDFIKKEVTFDEKVLDLTKREFEILELLAKREGKIVSREELLQHFWGISDTAETRTIDVLISKIRKKLNNHYIKTKRGFGYYFEENET is encoded by the coding sequence ATGAAAAAAATTTTAATTGCTGATGATGATCGGGCAATTTTGACCCTTTTATCTTATAATTTTCGGCAAAATGATTACGAAGTAACTATTGTATCAGACGGGAAAAAAGCTTATGACAAAGCTCGTAAAAATCCCTTTGATTTACTTCTACTTGATTTAATGATGCCCGAATATTCCGGAATTGAAGTCACCCAAAAACTTCGTAAAGAAGGTAATTTTACACCAATTTTAATTTTAACTGCTCGAGATGATGATGAAATGAAACTGACAGGGCTGTCAGCAGGTTCTGATGAGTATTTAGATAAAACGACTCCAATGAAAGAAATCATTGTCAGAGCCGATGCGCTCATTCGCAGAAATCAAATGTATAACCAAGCACCCTCCGAAACTGTCAGTGAATCTTTAGATGAAAGTCCTTCATCATTAGTTACTGACAGATTGGTCATTGATTTTATAAAAAAAGAAGTCACTTTTGACGAAAAAGTTTTAGATTTAACCAAACGAGAATTTGAAATCCTTGAACTCTTAGCTAAAAGAGAGGGAAAAATTGTCAGTCGTGAAGAACTCCTGCAACATTTTTGGGGAATTTCAGACACTGCTGAAACCCGCACCATTGATGTGCTCATTTCTAAAATTCGTAAAAAATTAAATAATCATTATATCAAAACAAAACGAGGATTCGGATACTATTTTGAAGAAAATGAAACTTAA
- a CDS encoding tyrosine-type recombinase/integrase, with amino-acid sequence MEIKAYKRKNGTTAYKFKAYLGKKNGKSQYAEKSGFKTKADARAALHNIQEEIGNPTPKSAMTFKELYDEWLLVYEKEVQNSTYYKTTRAFEKHVLPVIGSTKLSDFTPMELQNFRNDLSEKLKFARKLFGMVRKVFNHAALLSYIQANPAAPVTSQGIKKKVEEKKDFYDTDELRDFMALVEKTNDIKKIALFRILAFTGIRKGELLALEWKDYRKSTLDINKAISHSPVGYEILPPKANSNRLLSLDEKTCKILDELHQTYPESTRIFESENGGMLSPSKPRKWLLEITKEKEIEPIRIHAFRHTHASLLFESGMSLKQVQYRLGHADLKTTMNIYTHITKFAKDKIGQQFSDYIDF; translated from the coding sequence TTGGAAATAAAAGCATATAAAAGGAAAAATGGCACTACTGCTTATAAATTCAAAGCATATCTAGGTAAAAAAAATGGTAAAAGCCAGTATGCGGAAAAAAGTGGCTTTAAAACCAAAGCTGATGCCCGAGCTGCTTTGCATAATATCCAAGAAGAAATTGGCAATCCTACGCCAAAAAGTGCTATGACGTTTAAAGAACTTTATGATGAATGGCTATTGGTTTATGAAAAGGAAGTACAGAACAGCACTTACTACAAAACTACTCGAGCATTTGAAAAACATGTCTTACCCGTCATAGGAAGCACAAAACTATCAGATTTTACACCCATGGAGTTACAAAACTTTAGAAATGATTTATCTGAGAAGCTTAAATTCGCTCGTAAACTCTTCGGAATGGTTCGCAAGGTATTTAATCACGCTGCTCTGCTAAGTTACATACAAGCTAATCCAGCGGCTCCTGTAACCTCTCAAGGTATTAAGAAAAAAGTTGAAGAAAAGAAAGATTTTTATGATACCGATGAATTAAGAGATTTTATGGCTTTAGTAGAAAAAACGAATGATATTAAGAAAATAGCTTTATTTCGTATCCTTGCTTTTACTGGAATTCGTAAAGGTGAACTTCTCGCTCTTGAATGGAAAGATTATAGAAAATCAACTCTTGATATCAACAAAGCTATTTCTCATTCTCCTGTAGGATATGAAATACTTCCTCCTAAAGCTAATTCAAATAGATTGTTAAGCCTTGATGAAAAAACTTGTAAAATCCTTGATGAATTGCACCAAACCTATCCTGAATCCACACGAATTTTTGAATCTGAAAATGGAGGGATGCTATCACCTTCAAAACCTAGAAAATGGCTTTTAGAGATAACCAAAGAAAAAGAAATTGAACCAATTAGAATTCATGCATTTAGACATACTCACGCAAGCTTGCTTTTTGAATCAGGCATGAGTTTAAAACAAGTTCAATATCGCCTAGGGCATGCAGATTTAAAAACAACAATGAACATTTATACTCATATCACTAAATTTGCTAAAGATAAAATAGGGCAACAATTTTCCGATTATATTGATTTTTAA
- a CDS encoding PD-(D/E)XK nuclease-like domain-containing protein yields the protein MTEEKPRFSFSDIRTFQECPFRLRERKAKRYAESPTEAMLVGSYAHAMLEGDKSTDDFIQEHSVDMMGNIGKKNQGIKKVFKDIVMAVNEVKKTETYQSFDTLHTHKELYIRADYDDFVISGRIDVLRFDHENKTIEIIDWKTAASFEDIFDKNIRAYLEWYSHYREQLALYAWLVAQEFSDYTKLDYTVVGKIVGFTKKLPVNIKTITMDFGKLADISDKILVQTVLSELDNIAHNIEHEGMDGYFCHNCDCCIQNKKYEELEVEVW from the coding sequence ATGACGGAAGAAAAGCCAAGATTTAGTTTTTCTGATATTAGAACTTTTCAGGAATGCCCTTTTAGATTAAGGGAAAGAAAAGCAAAAAGGTACGCTGAATCTCCTACAGAAGCTATGCTAGTTGGCTCTTATGCTCATGCAATGCTTGAGGGAGATAAAAGCACCGATGATTTTATCCAAGAGCATTCTGTGGATATGATGGGCAATATTGGTAAGAAAAACCAAGGCATTAAAAAAGTTTTTAAAGATATTGTGATGGCAGTCAATGAAGTGAAAAAAACTGAAACTTATCAGTCTTTTGATACTTTGCATACTCACAAAGAACTTTATATCAGAGCTGATTATGATGATTTTGTGATTAGTGGAAGAATTGATGTCTTAAGGTTTGACCATGAAAACAAAACGATTGAAATCATCGACTGGAAAACCGCCGCAAGCTTTGAAGATATATTTGATAAAAATATCAGAGCTTATTTGGAATGGTACAGCCATTATAGGGAGCAATTAGCTTTATATGCGTGGTTAGTTGCTCAAGAATTCTCTGATTATACAAAACTAGATTATACAGTAGTTGGGAAAATTGTAGGTTTTACCAAGAAACTGCCAGTAAATATTAAGACAATTACGATGGATTTTGGAAAACTTGCTGATATTTCGGATAAAATCCTTGTTCAAACTGTGTTATCTGAGTTGGATAACATTGCTCATAATATTGAGCATGAGGGAATGGATGGATACTTTTGTCATAATTGCGACTGCTGTATCCAAAACAAAAAATACGAAGAATTAGAGGTAGAAGTATGGTAA
- a CDS encoding ATP-binding protein, with protein MESIGDVIGKFVDMNKFNAMTDKVIACPEIEKFISDNKMTSDEVSKSYSKFYEYLKEKNKFDNNEKTALSGHEPFLIMNCGYADVVYRETEEVIKRRKKAEFVKRLNRNSIVRDMTIKKASFENFNAVTDEEKRALAFAKEVSEYYYTGGEGNTVVSGPAGTGKSHLAMSILKDCLQHTDLTVIFASWSEVLHLIKDSFDNKDSFYSTEYFMEVFRNTDLLVIDDIGSEKITEWSMSLLTEVLDARTKTIITTNLKSDEIRKKYHNRTYSRLFRGIGKKAFNFENIKDKRVSQLPF; from the coding sequence ATGGAAAGTATCGGAGATGTTATTGGAAAATTTGTTGATATGAATAAATTTAATGCAATGACTGATAAAGTTATCGCTTGTCCAGAAATAGAAAAATTCATTTCGGATAATAAGATGACTAGCGATGAAGTTTCAAAAAGTTATTCTAAATTCTACGAATATCTTAAAGAGAAAAATAAATTTGATAATAACGAAAAAACAGCATTGAGTGGACATGAACCTTTTTTGATTATGAACTGTGGTTATGCCGATGTTGTCTATCGTGAGACTGAAGAAGTGATTAAACGTAGGAAAAAAGCTGAGTTTGTCAAAAGGCTTAATCGCAATAGCATTGTGAGAGATATGACAATAAAAAAAGCAAGTTTTGAAAATTTTAATGCAGTAACTGACGAAGAAAAGAGAGCTTTGGCGTTCGCAAAAGAAGTATCTGAATATTATTATACTGGCGGTGAGGGAAATACTGTAGTAAGCGGGCCAGCAGGAACAGGGAAAAGTCACCTAGCCATGAGCATCTTAAAAGATTGTTTACAGCATACTGATTTAACCGTTATTTTTGCAAGTTGGTCAGAGGTTCTTCACTTAATCAAAGATAGTTTTGATAATAAAGACAGCTTTTATTCAACTGAATACTTCATGGAAGTTTTTAGAAATACTGACTTATTAGTTATTGATGATATTGGAAGCGAGAAAATAACAGAATGGTCGATGTCTTTACTGACAGAAGTTTTGGATGCAAGGACTAAGACTATTATTACCACTAATCTAAAAAGTGATGAAATAAGAAAAAAATATCATAACAGGACATATAGCCGTTTGTTCAGAGGTATTGGAAAAAAAGCATTCAATTTTGAAAATATTAAAGATAAGCGTGTTAGTCAGTTGCCATTCTAG
- a CDS encoding DUF4395 domain-containing protein translates to MAKYTFQGIPRPLVRTNQTFIVLSVILAVVTHFYWILLLPILAGLSGILFERNFIILIAKRFLKKKTSEYVLEDKSDLRFNQIIATVLLSASLISSITNHPILAIIFAAFVFLAASIALSGFCIGCWIHFQLRQYKYRRQAKKGLH, encoded by the coding sequence ATGGCTAAATATACATTTCAGGGCATTCCTCGCCCACTCGTTCGTACTAATCAAACTTTTATTGTTCTCAGTGTTATTTTGGCAGTTGTCACTCACTTCTATTGGATTCTCCTACTTCCTATTCTCGCTGGACTATCTGGCATTCTTTTCGAGAGAAATTTTATTATTTTAATCGCCAAAAGATTTCTAAAAAAGAAAACTTCAGAATACGTGCTCGAAGATAAATCAGACCTTCGCTTCAATCAGATTATCGCTACTGTTCTATTAAGTGCTAGTTTGATTTCCTCAATCACTAATCATCCTATCTTAGCAATAATCTTTGCAGCTTTTGTTTTTCTAGCCGCTTCTATTGCTTTAAGTGGTTTTTGTATAGGATGTTGGATTCATTTTCAACTTCGTCAGTACAAATATCGTCGGCAAGCAAAAAAAGGACTTCACT